A section of the Streptomyces sp. NBC_01591 genome encodes:
- the pepE gene encoding dipeptidase PepE: MNLLLLSNSTQYGRGYLEHALDTVTAFLPAGARLAFVPYALADYTAYTARVREALAPSGISVRGVHENADPVAELAASDAVFIGGGNSFRLLSALYRTGLRGAVTQAVRDGLPYMGASAGTNMAAPTLRTTNDMPIVQPPSFETLGLVPFQINPHYLDPDPASTHKGETREERLSEFLEENDVPVLGLREGSWLRVDGRQARVQGARPARLFTRGAQPQELPVGSDVSHLLTTTPRFDAPVR; this comes from the coding sequence ATGAATCTGCTGCTGCTCTCCAACTCCACCCAGTACGGCCGGGGTTATCTGGAACACGCCCTCGACACCGTCACCGCGTTCCTGCCCGCCGGTGCCCGGCTGGCCTTCGTCCCGTACGCGCTCGCCGACTACACCGCCTACACCGCACGCGTCCGCGAGGCCCTCGCGCCGTCCGGCATCAGCGTCCGCGGGGTCCACGAGAACGCCGATCCGGTAGCCGAACTCGCCGCGTCCGACGCCGTGTTCATCGGCGGCGGCAACTCCTTCCGGCTGCTGAGCGCCCTGTACCGGACCGGCCTGCGGGGCGCCGTGACCCAGGCGGTACGGGACGGGCTGCCGTACATGGGGGCCAGCGCGGGGACGAACATGGCGGCGCCCACCCTGCGCACCACCAACGACATGCCCATCGTGCAGCCGCCGTCCTTCGAGACGCTCGGCCTCGTCCCGTTCCAGATCAACCCGCACTATCTGGACCCGGACCCGGCCAGCACCCACAAGGGCGAGACCCGCGAGGAGCGGCTCAGCGAATTCCTGGAGGAGAACGACGTGCCGGTGCTCGGCCTGCGCGAGGGTTCATGGCTGCGGGTCGACGGACGCCAGGCCCGGGTGCAGGGCGCCCGCCCCGCCCGGCTGTTCACCCGCGGCGCGCAGCCGCAGGAGCTTCCGGTGGGGTCGGACGTCTCTCATCTGCTCACGACGACACCGCGGTTCGACGCTCCGGTGCGCTGA
- a CDS encoding acyl-CoA dehydrogenase, with protein MGIGITEEHRELAQAVRGWLARAVPPQEIRRLLDADAPGTPGVRPGYWDGLAEQGLLAIHLPEEYGGGGGRLLDLAVVLEEAGRAALPGPYLSSSLASAVLHTAGPHDLVRELAAGTRIGAVALGPGTLTAVEHEDGHLLDGTAPPVLSGADADLLLLPAESATGTLWFAVDSATAGLTARPHRGADPTRPTAEIRAEGVLVPAERVVRTSAAHVRDLAAALLAAEACGTAARALHTAAEYAKVREQFGRPIGQFQGVKHLCADMLVRVERARALVWDAARAADEETDPDVRSMVAALAASDALDAAYGCAKDCVQILGGIGFTWEHDAHLYLRRALVARQLLGSGDAHRLRAVRLAEGGARRELALELPAEAAAHRAGAREAVAAARGLDPKAARRALAPTGYAAPYLPAPYGLGAGPVQQLAIQQELVEQGVKLSDLGIATWVVPSLIAHGTAEQQDRYLLPTLRGELLWCQLFSEPGAGSDLASLRTKAERTDEGWRINGQKVWTSAAQWADHGILLARTDPDAPKHQGIGYFLVDMKNTPGIDIRPLKEITGDSLFNEVYFDDVLLPADAVVGEADGGWRVARNTLGNERVHMADQMAFDTGLEALIARSGELDGACRARIGALAAEAHALGCIGLRTTMQQVSGLEPGAGASIRKLVQTTHQQKVAELALELLGPAGAAGEGPGERALHGFLMSRCLTIAGGTTQVQLNVVAERILGLPRD; from the coding sequence ATGGGCATCGGAATCACCGAAGAACACAGGGAGTTGGCGCAGGCCGTACGGGGCTGGCTGGCGCGCGCCGTGCCGCCGCAGGAGATCCGCAGGCTGCTCGACGCGGATGCTCCCGGTACCCCCGGCGTGCGCCCCGGGTACTGGGACGGGCTCGCGGAACAGGGCCTGCTCGCCATCCATCTGCCCGAGGAGTACGGGGGCGGGGGCGGCCGGCTCCTCGACCTGGCCGTGGTCCTCGAAGAAGCGGGCCGGGCCGCGCTCCCCGGCCCGTACCTGTCGAGCTCCCTCGCCTCCGCCGTACTGCACACGGCGGGGCCGCACGACCTGGTGCGCGAGCTCGCGGCCGGTACCCGCATCGGCGCCGTCGCCCTCGGCCCCGGCACCCTCACCGCCGTCGAGCACGAGGACGGCCATCTGCTCGACGGCACGGCACCGCCCGTCCTCTCCGGGGCCGACGCCGACCTGCTCCTCCTCCCCGCCGAATCGGCCACCGGCACCCTCTGGTTCGCCGTCGACTCCGCCACCGCGGGCCTGACCGCACGCCCGCACCGCGGCGCCGACCCGACCCGGCCCACCGCCGAGATCCGCGCCGAGGGCGTACTGGTCCCGGCGGAACGCGTCGTACGGACCTCCGCCGCACACGTCCGCGACCTCGCCGCAGCCCTCCTTGCCGCGGAAGCCTGTGGAACCGCGGCCAGAGCGCTGCACACCGCCGCCGAATACGCCAAGGTCCGCGAACAGTTCGGCCGCCCCATCGGGCAGTTCCAGGGCGTCAAGCACCTCTGCGCCGACATGCTCGTACGGGTCGAGCGGGCCCGCGCGCTGGTGTGGGACGCGGCCCGCGCCGCCGACGAGGAGACGGACCCGGACGTACGGTCCATGGTCGCCGCCCTCGCCGCGTCGGACGCCCTCGACGCCGCGTACGGCTGCGCCAAGGACTGCGTCCAGATCCTCGGCGGGATCGGCTTCACCTGGGAGCACGACGCCCATCTGTATCTGCGCCGGGCCCTGGTGGCCCGGCAACTGCTGGGGTCCGGTGACGCCCACCGGCTGCGGGCCGTCCGGCTGGCCGAGGGCGGGGCGCGCCGCGAACTCGCCCTCGAACTCCCCGCCGAGGCGGCCGCTCACCGGGCCGGGGCGCGCGAGGCCGTCGCCGCCGCCCGCGGCCTGGACCCGAAGGCCGCCCGCCGTGCCCTCGCCCCGACCGGCTACGCGGCCCCGTACCTCCCCGCTCCCTACGGCCTGGGCGCCGGTCCCGTACAACAACTGGCCATACAGCAGGAGTTGGTGGAACAGGGGGTGAAGCTGAGCGATCTCGGGATCGCCACCTGGGTGGTGCCCTCGCTCATCGCCCATGGGACGGCCGAGCAGCAGGACCGCTATCTGCTGCCCACCCTGCGCGGCGAACTCCTGTGGTGCCAGCTGTTCTCGGAGCCCGGTGCGGGATCCGACCTCGCCTCGCTCCGTACGAAGGCGGAGCGGACCGACGAGGGCTGGCGGATCAACGGGCAGAAGGTGTGGACGAGCGCCGCCCAATGGGCCGACCACGGGATCCTGCTCGCCAGGACCGACCCGGACGCTCCCAAGCACCAGGGGATCGGCTACTTCCTGGTCGACATGAAGAACACCCCGGGCATCGACATCCGGCCGCTGAAGGAGATCACCGGCGACTCCCTCTTCAACGAGGTGTACTTCGACGACGTGCTGCTGCCCGCCGACGCCGTCGTGGGCGAGGCCGACGGCGGCTGGCGGGTCGCCCGCAACACCCTGGGCAACGAGCGCGTCCACATGGCCGACCAGATGGCCTTCGACACCGGCCTGGAGGCGCTGATCGCCCGCTCCGGCGAACTCGACGGCGCCTGCCGGGCCCGCATCGGAGCGCTCGCCGCCGAGGCCCACGCGCTCGGCTGCATCGGACTGCGGACCACGATGCAGCAGGTCTCCGGGCTCGAACCCGGCGCGGGAGCCTCCATCCGCAAGCTCGTCCAGACCACCCACCAGCAGAAGGTCGCCGAACTCGCCCTCGAACTCCTCGGCCCGGCGGGCGCGGCCGGCGAGGGGCCGGGGGAGCGGGCCCTGCACGGCT
- a CDS encoding MFS transporter codes for MPETTNGQHTGELPDPRPRKAGGGVVPVLAFAGITVAVMQTLLVPVIKDLPALLHTDPSNATWVMTATLLAGAVATPIMGRLGDLYGKRKMLLASLAVMVIGSLICAFTDDLVVMIVGRALQGFAMGAIPLGIGIMRDELPREKLGSAMALMSSSIGVGGGLALPAAALIAQHSDWHTLFFGAAGLGVLSMALTVLVVPETTLRAPGRFDLVGALGLSLGLVCLLLPITKGSDWGWTSGSTLGLIAAALVILVLWGLFELRSPAPLVDLRTTARREVLLTNLSSIMVGVAFYAVSLVLPQLLQLPTSTGYGLGQSMVVAGLCVAPLGLTMMFVAPLYARLSARRGPKVSLMLGMLIIAIGYGAGLGLMSAAWQTVVIAVVLGAGIGLAYSSLPALIIGAVDPSETGAANGLNTLMRSIGTSVSSAMIGMVLANTSVRTGGVPLPSMEGFRISFLIATGAVLIGLVLASFLPSQREAMRPALLASSDEDAPAPVLNASRPVAGSGGFRGRVLDADGAPVARANVTLIDHRGRQAGLAVADEDGHYTLAAPHGGNFVLAGSATGYAPSARPAAYPGDGLPVDADLVLGVSAPERRTAVSS; via the coding sequence ATGCCAGAGACGACGAACGGACAGCACACCGGGGAACTCCCCGATCCGAGGCCGCGCAAGGCGGGCGGCGGTGTCGTCCCCGTGCTCGCCTTCGCGGGCATCACCGTCGCGGTGATGCAGACCTTGCTCGTCCCCGTCATCAAGGACCTGCCCGCCCTTCTGCACACCGACCCGTCGAACGCCACCTGGGTGATGACCGCGACGCTGCTCGCGGGCGCCGTCGCCACCCCGATCATGGGGCGGCTCGGTGACCTCTACGGCAAGCGGAAGATGCTGCTCGCCAGCCTCGCCGTGATGGTGATCGGCTCACTGATATGCGCCTTCACCGACGACCTCGTGGTCATGATCGTGGGACGCGCGCTCCAGGGCTTCGCCATGGGCGCCATCCCGCTGGGCATCGGCATCATGCGCGACGAGCTGCCGCGCGAGAAGCTCGGCTCGGCGATGGCGCTCATGAGCTCCTCGATCGGGGTCGGCGGCGGCCTGGCACTGCCCGCCGCCGCGCTGATCGCCCAGCACTCCGACTGGCACACCCTGTTCTTCGGCGCGGCCGGTCTCGGTGTGCTGTCGATGGCGCTCACCGTCCTGGTCGTACCGGAGACCACGCTGCGCGCCCCCGGCCGGTTCGACCTCGTCGGCGCGCTGGGACTCTCGCTCGGACTGGTCTGCCTGCTGCTTCCCATCACCAAGGGCAGCGACTGGGGCTGGACCTCGGGCAGCACGCTCGGACTGATCGCCGCCGCGCTGGTGATCCTCGTCCTGTGGGGCCTGTTCGAGCTGCGCAGCCCGGCCCCGCTGGTCGATCTGCGGACCACGGCCCGGCGCGAGGTGCTGCTCACCAACCTCTCCTCGATCATGGTCGGGGTCGCCTTCTACGCCGTCTCGCTGGTCCTGCCGCAGCTGCTCCAGCTGCCGACGTCGACGGGGTACGGCCTCGGGCAGTCGATGGTGGTCGCGGGGCTGTGCGTGGCGCCGCTCGGCCTGACGATGATGTTCGTCGCCCCGCTGTACGCCCGGCTGTCCGCCCGCCGGGGCCCCAAGGTCTCCCTGATGCTCGGCATGCTGATCATCGCGATCGGCTACGGGGCGGGGCTGGGCCTGATGAGCGCCGCCTGGCAGACCGTGGTGATCGCGGTGGTGCTCGGGGCCGGCATCGGGCTCGCGTACTCCTCGCTGCCCGCGCTGATCATCGGGGCCGTCGACCCGTCCGAGACCGGTGCGGCCAACGGCCTGAACACCCTGATGCGGTCGATCGGCACGTCGGTGTCGAGCGCCATGATCGGCATGGTGCTGGCGAACACCTCGGTGCGCACGGGCGGGGTGCCGCTGCCCTCGATGGAGGGGTTCCGCATCTCGTTCCTGATCGCGACGGGTGCGGTGCTGATCGGGCTGGTGCTGGCCTCGTTCCTGCCGTCGCAGCGCGAGGCGATGCGCCCGGCGCTGCTGGCGAGCAGCGACGAGGACGCCCCGGCCCCGGTGCTCAACGCCTCCCGCCCGGTGGCCGGTTCGGGCGGCTTCCGCGGCCGGGTGCTGGACGCGGACGGCGCCCCGGTGGCCCGCGCCAATGTCACGCTGATCGACCACCGGGGCCGGCAGGCCGGTCTCGCCGTGGCGGACGAGGACGGCCACTACACGCTGGCCGCCCCGCACGGCGGGAACTTCGTGCTGGCCGGGTCGGCCACCGGGTACGCGCCGAGCGCCCGCCCGGCCGCGTACCCGGGCGACGGCCTGCCGGTCGATGCCGATCTGGTGCTGGGCGTCAGCGCACCGGAGCGTCGAACCGCGGTGTCGTCGTGA
- a CDS encoding IclR family transcriptional regulator — protein sequence MAEFDLDRRTPAGALQTVDRALLVLLAFERTRPDWGVTEVAEEFGWDTSVAQRLLATLAGRGFLVSDPVTRRYRIGPAVLRLGRLWERSGSLELLAGPVLEELRRVTGDTVLFCLPDSFHMRCVAAEEGEAGPLRYYPLVGELYPAHAGATSKSYYAYLPDEQRHRLFRGRPMARFTDRTVTDPDRLEEEFLKIRAQGYAWTVGEYDTGIATVAVPVFLGREPYGSLSLGGAEELFREAPDDRLDALRHAAQLLERRLTHPPQRPKPRTRRPRTDR from the coding sequence ATGGCGGAGTTCGATCTGGACCGGCGCACCCCCGCCGGAGCCCTGCAAACCGTCGACCGGGCGCTCCTCGTGCTGCTCGCCTTCGAGCGGACCAGACCCGACTGGGGCGTCACCGAGGTCGCCGAGGAGTTCGGCTGGGACACCTCGGTGGCCCAGCGGCTGCTCGCCACCCTCGCCGGGCGCGGCTTCCTGGTCTCCGACCCGGTCACCCGCCGTTACCGCATCGGCCCGGCCGTGCTGCGCCTGGGCAGGCTCTGGGAGCGCTCCGGATCGCTGGAACTGCTGGCAGGGCCGGTCCTGGAGGAGCTGCGCAGGGTCACCGGCGACACCGTCCTGTTCTGCCTGCCGGACAGCTTCCACATGCGGTGCGTCGCCGCGGAGGAGGGAGAGGCCGGGCCGCTGCGCTACTACCCGCTGGTCGGCGAGCTCTACCCGGCGCACGCCGGGGCGACCAGCAAGTCGTACTACGCGTATCTGCCCGACGAGCAGCGCCACCGGCTCTTCCGGGGCCGCCCGATGGCCCGCTTCACCGACCGGACGGTCACCGACCCGGACCGGCTGGAGGAGGAGTTCCTCAAGATCCGCGCCCAGGGGTACGCCTGGACGGTCGGCGAGTACGACACCGGCATCGCGACCGTCGCCGTACCGGTCTTCCTCGGGCGCGAACCGTACGGCAGCCTCAGCCTCGGCGGCGCCGAGGAGCTTTTCCGGGAGGCGCCGGACGACCGGCTCGACGCGCTGCGCCACGCGGCCCAGCTGCTGGAACGGCGCCTCACCCACCCTCCGCAGCGCCCGAAGCCCCGCACCCGCCGTCCCCGTACCGACCGATGA
- a CDS encoding DUF1177 domain-containing protein — translation MLKYVLDIVDLLDDPQVNGKTVVEYLDSVSGAEGSSSQVTTVAGEQGSTDFVMVRIPGARGRTSGGSARTLGVVGRLGGIGARPEVTGLVSDADGAVSAIATAAKLLDMRRRGDVLPGDVIVATHICPNAPTEPHDPVPFMGSPVDIATMNRHEVTGEMEAVLSIDTTKGNRIINHKGLALSPTVKEGWVLRVSEQLGELLAVVTGEPLVTYPVTTQDITPYGNGAHHINSILQPSTATAAPVVGLAITSAAAVPGCGTGASHETDIASAARYAVEVAKAFGGGQLDFHDAVEFDNLVNRYGSLAHLQTSGRTPQES, via the coding sequence ATGTTGAAGTACGTGCTGGACATCGTCGATCTTCTGGACGATCCCCAGGTCAATGGCAAGACGGTCGTCGAGTACCTCGACTCGGTGAGCGGGGCCGAGGGCTCGTCCTCACAGGTCACCACGGTCGCCGGCGAGCAGGGCTCGACGGACTTCGTGATGGTCCGCATCCCGGGCGCCCGAGGGCGTACGTCCGGGGGCAGCGCCCGCACGCTGGGCGTGGTGGGCCGGCTCGGCGGCATCGGCGCCCGGCCCGAGGTGACCGGTCTGGTCTCCGACGCCGACGGCGCGGTCTCGGCGATCGCCACCGCCGCCAAGCTGCTCGACATGCGCCGCCGCGGCGACGTGCTGCCCGGCGATGTCATCGTCGCCACCCACATCTGCCCGAACGCGCCGACCGAGCCGCACGACCCGGTGCCGTTCATGGGCTCGCCCGTGGACATCGCCACCATGAACCGCCACGAGGTGACCGGCGAGATGGAGGCCGTGCTCTCCATCGACACCACCAAGGGCAACCGGATCATCAACCACAAGGGCCTCGCCCTCTCGCCCACCGTCAAGGAGGGCTGGGTGCTCCGGGTCAGCGAGCAGCTCGGCGAGCTGCTGGCCGTGGTGACCGGTGAGCCGTTGGTCACGTACCCCGTGACCACGCAGGACATCACCCCGTACGGTAATGGGGCACACCACATCAATTCGATCCTGCAGCCCTCCACCGCGACGGCCGCCCCGGTCGTCGGTCTGGCCATCACCTCGGCCGCCGCGGTGCCGGGCTGCGGTACGGGCGCGAGCCACGAGACGGACATCGCGTCCGCCGCCCGCTACGCCGTGGAGGTCGCCAAGGCCTTCGGCGGCGGCCAACTGGACTTCCACGACGCGGTGGAGTTCGACAACCTCGTCAACCGCTACGGGTCGCTGGCACACCTGCAGACCTCCGGCCGCACCCCCCAGGAGTCCTGA